The genomic DNA aaacagccagTGATTAGGAACTCTGGTTTGGAAAAATAATGCTCAAATACTATAAATACTATCTACTGTAgatgggttcttagaacaaatggagatgggtgaaaaataccataatactggacctttagcCACGCCCACCTGAGCCACCTCTGGACCAATCCGAGTAGCCTCTGCACTCAGCTGCTTCTCCTGCTCCTCAACCTCTGGGTCAGGTTTGGTTCGGAGGTAGTCAGGAACGATCTCGTGGCTGAACACGGAGACGCGCTGTTCTGTTAGTTtctgagaaaaagaagaagaagtgagcACTGATACGAAGAGtctaaataaacatatttagatCAGATTTAATCAAATGCTAGGCTCACCGCTAGCTCGTCGTCTCTATCCGGGGACAGCAGCAGAGGGATGATCACCTGGTTCCGGAACGATGGAGTTTTCTCGTTCCTCAGCAACTTGTTGATGGTGTTCAGCTGTCCAGACAGGAGAGCAAAGTTGTCCAGAACAGAAggcctacaaaataaaacactttgaattacttTAATACAAACATCAAAGCTAAACTAATTCTAAAGGACAGTAAAGGTTCTATAAACTCTTCATTCTATCCATCTGTAACATTTGTTGACTTTATATTTTagatgatagaaaaaaaattacactatTGCCTAAAAcaacattattttaatttcaacatttttattgattagccTCAGCACAGCTAACCAACAGGCTAACCAACGGGCTAACCAACGGGCTAACCAACAGGCTAACCAACGGGCTAACCAACGGGCTAACCAACGGGCTAACCAACGGGCTAACCAACAGGCTAACAAACAGGCTAACAAACAGGCTAACAAACAGGCTAACAAACAGGCTAACAAACAGGCTTTTCTTCTTTAGTTTTGCAGGTTTTTGTTTAATGTCACAAACATTTATTGtgatataaatgtgtttacTGTTTTATGATTTTAATCAGCCATGttgagttgtttttgttcttattacattattattttcatgttctatctaataatgacaataataataataataataataataataatgacaataataataataataataataataatatgaccTCTGAGATACGCTTTCACAGTTAACATCTGCTGTGTTTATATCATAAACTATATCTATTTGATCACAGATGAATTGCATAAAGTCTGAGTCAGCAAACAGGAGTTGTGTTCATACACACTGGAACATGTTCAGAGATCATAATCACATTATGTTCACAACTATTGATGATGCTCAATAATCAGGGATCAATCAGAAAAAATGATTTATGTACATTAGAATAACAGTACTCCTGTTGtcctctttttaaatgttaaaaaatgaaagttttttCTTCTGCTCCTTATTTCAAATAGGTTAAAAAACTGAtcaataattattgatattaacTGATATGAAACACGTATATCATTATACACCCAGCTGTTTAACTGTTTCCtgtcagaatagactttaaagttgtgCTGCtagtgtatattattattataaatgtatgTCAGGTATGAACCAGTGGaggccaatagagggcgctagggCCACAATGGTTTGATTAAGacataaaactaaaaaatgacaaatggaGAAAGAGAAATCTAAACCATAAAGACAACATGTATGTACATATATGTACATACATGTTGtctttatgtagttttgttggtgttttattaaGTACATGTTATACAGATATATATTAGTGTTGGGCAGTATGAACATTTTGATACCATCAAACCTCCCTATTATGACCACGTATACGGTATAACTGTGACTAATTTAAATAATGCTCAGACATAAACTGTAGATTTGTGACCTTGTCACCAGTGGTTCAGAAACACCAAACATCTGGTTTTTATTTTCACATGACTATTTAAATGTAACGTGTATCAGACTATCTCTACTTTatgacacacatgcacattaaCGTGTGTcataaaccctaaccctatatatatatatacatatacatatatatacatatacatatatacgtatatatatatatatatgtatatatacatatatatatatatgtatatatacatatatacacatatatacgtatatacacatatatacgtatatacacatatacatatacacatacacatatacatatacacatatatacatatacacatatatacatatacatatatacatatacatatatacatatatatgtacatatatatgtatatgtatatataaatatgtatgctTGCTTTTTGCAGGGTCttaaatttgatgatttcaaatctgTGAAGTCTTGAATtatgtttgttcattttaattattttaattcaaattaatcacttgtttaactaaaaaaaaaaaacaatgtgaaaaaactaaattttaataaaaactaattaaactaaagcatagcgcacacacacacgcacgcacgcacgcacacacgcgcgcacacacacacacacacacacacacacacacacacacttgcttaTGGTTGGTTATTATTTTGGAGAAGCAATAGCCGTGGcctttattaaaggctcagtatttgTTATTAATGTAATTGAACTATAAttattgagaatgtaattgtaattgactttcaggagatgaataataatagtaattttaattgtaattggggaaaatgATGGTCAGCATAATCGTAACTgggttgtaattgaacatgaatatcctaagacgtaattgtaattgaaaaatgtaattgagcccaacacTGTCGTTGTTCTCTGATCATCATCTGTGATTCACATGAATCAGAATTATTGATTTATATCAGATgaagcaggtgtgtgtgtttggatggttacacacacacatataaagtGTATAATGATATTATGATCATTTATAAtgatatataatgataatatgaTGATATATAATGAGATATAACATGTTAAACTCACCATGTCAGCCGTTCACACTCGTTTTCCAGTTTGTAGATAAAACTGTGCAGCGCGTTTTTAACGTGAGCGACCCGAGAAATGAGCGACTCCGCCGAGGCTTCTAACTGCTTCTCCTCCCGCTGCTGTCaacatacaatatatattatatattatatattatataacgCCTTACAGTcataaaaacattcacaaacaTTTCATTCTTTACCTGCATTATTCAACCACGAGCTTCACTTccgcttctttttcttcttctttgcttttTTGCAAATGAAAAACAACCATTGGTTCGTTACCGCCCCCCGCTGGACCGGAAGTTAAAAACTATGActttatatgtgtatatatatatatatatatatatacacatatatatatatatatatatagataccaATGAGGACATTCTTACAGGAatagaacatttttattttacaattacaacCACTGATTCTCTAAGTAATATTTGCACtgtaaacattaaaatgtgatgtaattATCTATATCTTGTTAAATGGTTGTGAATTGagattttttctgtattgttatgaaataatAACCAGTTTAAGGaaagttaatttttaaaatgctgcTACTTTTTCAGCTACAGTATTTCTTGTAAAAGCTGCTCCAAAATCAGGCGTTTTAGGTCTTCAATGATCACAGAAATGTGATGTGAAATCCTAGAGGGACTGACACTACTGtataatcataatttagtttttgatattATTTCTAGATTATACAAGTGAAGGTAATGTATCACATTATGAAtgattgcatttgttttttcatcCATCAGGTCCAACATATCTGCTCTTCAGTTGACTCACATTTAGGATTTATCTGGATAGATATAAGTCCAGTTTTATCCATAAACACTGTACAACTACAGACTAGAGCTGGATTTACTAGTTTTAGCAACATTTCAAATGATGAGCTTGGAGTTATTACTGACCCTGGTTCAGGAGAGACATATGTTACTGGTCGTCTGAGAACAAGGGAGATTAGAGTTCAGCGATGGAGAGTGTGAGCACGTTTGAGAATAGTTGATCAGGTGGGAGGAGCCTTAAGAGGACAAAGGTCCATTCAACAGAGGATCTATGATGTCACTGTCCCAAATCAAGTCTGGTATGTTTAAAACGTTGATACAATCGTTTCTCCATAGATTACACGTTAAATGTGACATAACAACCCATGTATAGATTTTGTATATtgctgtttatatatatatatatatattattttatttttttaaacatgaaaatTTGACGTTAAgttgaataataaaatatgattgATTATAATTGCTTTAAACATTTAGCAATTCTTCTGTTAATACTGACCTATAGCTGTTATCACCACATGGCTTCACATGAATAAATAGGACAagattaataatataaatacattttactcaCATCTTTTGCTTTAatatatttcttctttttttcacagGCATATTAACACTAACCACACACTGAATCCATGGGGATTTGTAATGTATCGATGTCTATCAACCTGAGATGCTGCACCAACGACCTTTCAGCTGTTGCTATTGTGTGAGTGAT from Gouania willdenowi chromosome 4, fGouWil2.1, whole genome shotgun sequence includes the following:
- the LOC114462599 gene encoding mediator of RNA polymerase II transcription subunit 8-like isoform X3 gives rise to the protein MQQREEKQLEASAESLISRVAHVKNALHSFIYKLENECERLTWPSVLDNFALLSGQLNTINKLLRNEKTPSFRNQVIIPLLLSPDRDDELAKLTEQRVSVFSHEIVPDYLRTKPDPEVEEQEKQLSAEATRIGPEVAQKQIQALNKLCFNLLEKLNSPREDRDGESSSMRQNKPSFNPADTSALVGAVAFGKGLSKCRPPGPGAPGHPGQGPQMGSCPTLQQVTLGGASTQQGGLGGPVAPQQQGQPGKVPSSIKTNIKSASMHPYNR